In the genome of Cryptomeria japonica chromosome 8, Sugi_1.0, whole genome shotgun sequence, one region contains:
- the LOC131032365 gene encoding G-type lectin S-receptor-like serine/threonine-protein kinase At2g19130, translating into MDRFAFNFLKRFMLALAIVIPQQSCDIFVHGGDTLSLGASLKGKQTIISKKGTFELGFFTLNGTNNWYVGIWYAQIPDKTIVWVANRETPVRDMPGVFTLSSTGYLTLSDLQGKAIWSSNNTQQTKASRASILDVGNFVLYGAQKTSEIVWESFANPTDTFLPTMKLWKGLKIISWKSSVDPTPGPFFEQMNPSPGKTDVLLQYKNGVSYYSTGEWAGSYFATLPGSPSYSILKEELVVFSPTRMYYTYKLAPEAGTMMVRVNSKGEISVYYWVNNNSWNVIWFQPQLRCGVYGICGPYGVCFTQENIQSCRCVEGFHPKDAAAWNSHEWWSSGCVRRTPLNCSSINGSGRGTTDGFLQAIDKSLSDEEPFQIMSNSTLQGCKTACLNNCSCTAFSFADSNSPVCKMWFGDLLSMRDKAISSDGQSLFTRLAASDASQLSASSGKSSSRVVAVSISIPLGVAVLGILFIGACFIQRRRRRLLEKVAKEDTPTLLRTFTYKELKVATKNFSHKLGKGAFGSVFKGTLPDNKLVAVKKLETSPKAEKQFRAEISTIGNIHHVNLVKLCGFCAEGSKRMLVYEYIQNGSLDSFLSTKSNEPDKVLDWNTRFGIALGTARGLLYLHEECRDRIIHCDIKPENILLDADFSPKVADFGLAKLVGRDFSRVLTTTRGTRGYLAPEWLSGLPITVKVDVYSLGMTLFEIISGRRNSNLSLQESQRFFPAWAAAQIQKGNTIGIVDERVADKADVEEVRRAAVVSFLYIQKDEIERPSMAQVVRILEGKSEGDMEQYQRSLQALVQ; encoded by the coding sequence ATGGATCGTTTTGCATTCAACTTTTTGAAACGTTTCATGTTAGCTCTCGCTATAGTTATTCCCCAGCAGAGTTGTGATATATTTGTCCATGGTGGAGACACCCTCTCTTTGGGGGCTTCTCTGAAGGGAAAGCAGACCATCATCTCAAAGAAAGGCACTTTCGAACTAGGATTTTTTACTCTCAACGGAACCAACAACTGGTATGTTGGGATCTGGTATGCCCAAATCCCTGACAAGACCATCGTTTGGGTGGCTAACAGGGAGACTCCTGTCAGAGACATGCCTGGCGTTTTTACGCTCTCTTCAACTGGTTATCTCACTCTCTCTGACTTGCAAGGAAAAGCCATTTGGTCGAGTAATAATACTCAGCAAACAAAGGCATCGAGGGCTTCCATACTCGACGTTGGCAATTTTGTTCTTTACGGCGCCCAAAAGACTTCTGAGATTGTGTGGGAGAGTTTTGCAAATCCCACAGATACATTTTTGCCTACCATGAAGTTGTGGAAGGGCTTGAAAATAATCTCCTGGAAGAGTTCGGTGGATCCAACGCCTGGGCCCTtctttgaacaaatgaatccatcCCCTGGTAAGACTGACGTCTTACTGCAGTATAAAAATGGTGTTTCATATTATAGTACGGGAGAATGGGCCGGTAGCTACTTCGCCACTTTGCCAGGGTCTCCATCTTATTCCATTTTGAAGGAGGAACTCGTAGTGTTCTCTCCCACAAGAATGTATTACACATATAAGCTTGCACCCGAGGCTGGTACAATGATGGTGAGAGTCAACTCGAAAGGCGAGATATCAGTGTACTATTGGGTTAATAATAATAGCTGGAATGTGATTTGGTTTCAACCCCAATTAAGATGTGGCGTGTATGGTATATGCGGGCCTTATGGAGTGTGTTTCACCCAAGAAAACATTCAGTCGTGCAGATGCGTAGAAGGCTTCCACCCAAAAGACGCTGCTGCCTGGAATTCTCATGAGTGGTGGTCAAGCGGTTGTGTTCGGCGTACTCCATTAAACTGCTCCTCCATTAATGGCAGTGGCCGTGGCACCACCGATGGTTTCCTCCAAGCCATTGATAAGTCCTTGTCTGATGAAGAGCCTTTTCAAATTATGTCAAACTCTACTCTACAAGGATGCAAAACTGCTTGTCTCAACAATTGCTCCTGCACGGCTTTTTCTTTCGCTGATTCAAATTCTCCCGTTTGTAAAATGTGGTTTGGCGATCTGTTAAGCATGCGGGATAAGGCAATTTCTTCTGATGGCCAGTCCTTGTTCACTCGATTGGCTGCTTCTGATGCGTCACAGTTGTCAGCCAGCTCAGGGAAAAGCAGCAGCAGAGTAGTTGCAGTTTCCATTTCAATTCCTTTGGGTGTTGCCGTTTTGGGTATTCTGTTTATTGGTGCATGCTTTATTCAGCGCAGGCGACGAAGATTGCTTGAGAAAGTCGCGAAGGAGGACACACCAACATTGCTCAGAACATTCACCTACAAAGAACTCAAAGTTGCAACCAAGAATTTCTCCCATAAGTTGGGAAAGGGAGCATTTGGCTCTGTCTTCAAAGGAACTCTGCCAGACAATAAACTTGTAGCCGTGAAGAAGTTGGAGACTTCACCAAAAGCAGAAAAGCAGTTCCGTGCTGAAATAAGCACTATTGGAAACATACATCATGTGAATTTGGTGAAGCTCTGTGGATTCTGTGCAGAGGGATCTAAAAGAATGCTTGTTTATGAGTACATACAAAATGGGTCTCTCGACTCTTTCTTGTCCACCAAGTCTAATGAACCAGACAAGGTGTTGGACTGGAATACCAGATTTGGAATAGCTTTGGGCACTGCAAGAGGGTTACTTTATCTCCACGAAGAATGCAGAGATCGCATCATCCATTGCGATATCAAGCCAGAAAATATCCTTCTAGATGCGGATTTCTCTCCAAAAGTGGCTGATTTTGGGCTGGCAAAGCTTGTTGGCCGAGATTTCAGCAGAGTGCTGACGACAACAAGAGGAACAAGAGGGTATTTGGCTCCCGAGTGGCTCTCGGGCTTGCCAATAACAGTGAAGGTGGATGTATACAGCTTAGGCATGACCCTATTCGAAATAATCTCAGGCCGACGAAATAGTAACTTGAGCCTGCAAGAATCTCAGCGCTTCTTTCCGGCTTGGGCAGCAGCTCAAATTCAGAAGGGAAACACAATCGGTATTGTGGATGAAAGGGTTGCAGACAAGGCggatgttgaagaggtgagaagagCAGCTGTGGTAAGCTTTTTGTACATtcaaaaggatgagattgagaggCCAAGCATGGCTCAAGTTGTTCGGATATTGGAAGGAAAATCAGAAGGTGACATGGAACAATATCAGAGATCGTTGCAAGCGCTCGTCCAATAA